The stretch of DNA CTCTGGGCACGCGCGAGGGCGCCGGCCATCTGACCGATCTCGTCGCCGGTGAACACGCGCGGCTCCCGGGTCAGATCGCCGTGCGCGAGCGCGTCCACCGAGTGCTTCACCTCGGCGACCGCCCGACGGATCGAGTTCGCCATCCGCACGCCCACCAGGGCCGACAGCAGCAGACCGACCGCCAGCGCCCCGACCGTCAGCTGCAGCGCGCGGTCACCGGCCGCCTTCGCGTCGCGGGCCTGACGGGTCATCGCGGCGGTCACCTCGCTCTCCACGTCGGTGAGGGCCGTGACCATCGCACCGCCGAGCGACGCCGCGCTGCTGTCGCGCACGCCCGCCCACGCGGTCTGGTCGCCGCTGAGCGCCGCCTGCATCAGGTCGCCGTCGACCACCTTGCGGTACGCGGCCAGCGCGTCGACGAATCCCTGCCAGTGGGCGGGAGCGGCGCCTTGGGAGGACGTGAAGGCGTCGACGAAGGCGGTCTCCGCCTTGTCCAGCCCCTGGTACGCCGTCGCGAGCTTGTCTGCCTGGGCCTTCTTGGCTGCCTGCGGGTAGGCCGCGACGGCGGTCACCTGGTTGCGGACCGTCCACAGCGCGTCCTTCAGCGCCGTCAGCGACGTGCCGACGGTGGCCTGGGTGTGCGCCAGACGCGCGGCGCCGGCCGTGATCTGCGTGATCTGCACGGCAGCCACACCTCCGAGCGCGACGGCGACGACCGCGAAGGTGGCCACCAGGCCGAGGATCTTGCCGCGCACCGTGAGGTGCGCTCGGCGGGCGGCGGAAGCGGTGGCAGGCGTGGTCATCGAGAGGCTCCGGTTCGAGGTGGACGGCTGTCCAACCCATCGGCCGTCGACACTCAGTCCTGACGAGACCGGAGGCCCGGACCGCCGGGTACCCGGCGGTCGCTGAGACAATCGTGGGATGAGCCCAGCACCGCTCGTCCTGCTCGACCTCGACGGCACCCTGACGGACTCGGCCCCCGGGATCGTGGCGTCGGCGCAGGCGGCCTACGCCGACCTGGGCCTGCCGACCCCCGACGCCGCGACGCTGCGCACCTTCGTCGGACCGCCGATCGCCGGGTCGTTCCTGGCGCACGGGGTGCCGGCCGAACGCGTCGGCGAGGCGATCGCCGCGTATCGCCGGTACTTCCGGGCCGGCGGCATGTTCGACAACGCGGTGTTCGACGGCGTGCCGGAGGCGCTGCGTGACCTGCGTGCCGCCGGCGCCCGTCTGCTCGTGGCGACCTCCAAGCCGACGGTGTTCGCCCGGCCGATCGTCGAGCACTTCGGTCTCGCGGAGCTGCTGGACGGGGTGTTCGGGGCGCCGCCGGACGACGTGCCGTCGTCGAAGGCCACCGTGATCGCCGAGGCGCTCGCCTCGCTCGGGCCCGACGGCTACGACCCGGCCACCACGCTGATGGTGGGCGACCGGGAGCACGACGTCATCGGCGCCCGTGCGCACGGCATCGACACGCTCGGGGTGGCGTGGGGGTACGCCGTTCCGGGCGAGCTGCAGGGTGCCGGGGCCGTGGTCGTGCTGGACCGCCCCGCCGAGCTGCTGCCCGCGGTGGCGGACCGCCTGCCGCTCAGCCCGCAGAAGGTGCGACCGGAGGCTGCGCCGACCACGGGAAGGTGATCCACCGGTCGGTGCGCCGCCACACGTAGTCCGGGTCGACGACCGATCGAGGCTTGGCGTACAGCACCGCGGTGCGCGCTTCGTCGCAGTGCTCGGCCACCAGCCGCTGCACCAGCGCCAGCGTCTCCCCCGTGTCGGCCACGTCGTCGACGACGAGGGCCCGCAGGCCGTGCAGCGCCGACGTGTCCAGCAGCGGCGGGAGCACGGCCGGCTCCGCCAGCCGCTCGTCGACCCCCGTGTAGAACTCGACGTTCAGCGTGCCGACCGCCTTGGTGCCCAGCGCGTACGCGAGCGCGCCACCCGGCGGCAGCCCGCCGCGCGCCACCGCCACCACGACGTCCGGCCGGAAGCCGGAGTCGACCACCGCCTGGGCCAGCTCGCGGACCGCGGTCCCGAACAGCTCCCAGCCGAGCACCTCGCGGGCGTCCGCCAGCTCGGCACCGGACTCGTCTGCCTGGGTCGGGCGTCCGATCGTCATCGGCACAGGGTAGGGGCGCCGCGTTGCCACCAGGTTGCGCACCGGCGGAGGCCCTGCGCCCTCGGCGCGCGGGTGCGCACAGCCGGTGCGATCCTGCGATCCATGGACCACACCGTGCGCGCGTCGGCCGTCCGGGCCGGCAACCACCCCGTGCTCGAGAACGGCGCCCGGCTGGGCTACGCGGCAAGCGGGGTGCTGCACCTGCTGCTGGGCTGGCTCGCCCTGCAGCTCGCCCTGGGCCACGCGGCCACGGCGGACCAGAACGGTGCGCTCGCGGCCCTGGCCAGCACCGGCATCGGCAAGGCGCTGCTGTGGGTGCTGCTGGCCGGGTTCATCCTGCTCGGCGTCTGGCAGGTGGCCGAGGCGATCGGCCGGTACGGCAAGCAGCGGATCAAGCCGGCCGCCAAGGCCGTGGTGTACCTGGCGCTCGCCTGGACCACGTTCAGCGTGCTGCGCGGTTCCGGGGCGTCCGGCAACCAGCAGTCCTCCGGCACGGCCGCCCGGCTGATGACCTACCCCGCCGGCCGGCTGCTGGTCGGTGCGATCGGCGTGCTGGTGGTCGTCGTCGGCGTCTACCACGTCGTCAAGGGCTGGAAGAAGACGTTCCTCACCGACCTGCGCGAGCACCCCAACGGTGGCGTCGTGCTCGCCGGCCGCATCGGCTACGTGGCCAAGGGCGTCGCGCTCGCCCTGGTGGGCGGCCTGTTCGTCTCGGCGGCGCTCACGGCGGACCCGACCAAGGCCAAGGGCCTCGACGGCGCGCTGCGCAGCCTGCTCGCGCTACCCCTGGGACGGGTGCTGCTGATCCTCGTGGCGGTGGGCCTGGCGGCGTACGGCATCTACTCCTTCGCCCGCGCGCGGTACGCCCGCGTCTGAGGCTGCCACCGGCGCTGCGGCCGCAGGGGGTGCCGACGTGGGCGGGGCTGCGTGCCGCCCGGTCCGCAGGGGCGCCGGCCCGGCCGCCGGTGCGAACGCCGACGTGGTCGAGGTCGGCGTCGGCGAGCCCGGTGCGGGCGGCGTCAGCTCCGGGGTGAACCGGCCGTGCCCGGACGTCGTGCGGTCGGGAGCGTCGTCGACCGGGACCCTCCTGGCGGTGTCCCGCCGCAGGTACCCGTACGCGAGAGCCGCGCAGACGGCACCGTTGAGGAACCCGGCTGCGACGTCGGTGGCGCTGTGCATGCCGCGGTACATCCGCGAGTACGCCACCGCGAACGGCACCAGCGCGCAGAGCACGGTCACCAGCACCCGGACCCAGGTGCTGCGGATCCGCTGCGCGAGCAGCGCGAGGCTGAACCACAGGGCCGTCGACGCGCCGGTGTGCCCGCTGGGATAGCTCGACGTCGGCGGTGCCTGGTCGAGGTGCGGGACGTCCGGGCGCGGCCGCCCGACGATGAGCGACGTGCTCAGGAACACGGCGAGCTCGAGCAGGACCGCGATCGCGGGCACGACGGCGGACCACCACTGACGCGTCGCCCACCACAGCAGCAGGACGGCGAGCAGCGTGCAGACGGCGATGACGCCCGTGCTGCCCGTGAGCGAGCCGTAGCGCGTCAGCGTGTTCATCAGCGGCGTCCGGCCGTCGGCGAGCGCCTGGCTCAGGGCGCGCTCCGACGGCACGCCGTGCAGCGGCCCGGTCAGCACGAGACCCAGGCCGAGCACCACGCCGAACAGCAGGACGGCCGGCAGCGCGGCACGGACCAGCGCGTCACGGGCGGCCTCCCGGACGGTGGGCGCGGAGCGGTCGGCGTCGTACCGGGTCAGGGCGCTCATCAGGGCTCCTCGGGGGACGGTGGGGCGGTGGAGGGGTGGTCGACCGAGGGTTCGTTCTGCGCAGCGGGACCACGGCCGAGGTAGCCGAGCGCCGAGCCCGCCGCGACGGCGGCCCCGAGCAGGTAGCCGCCCAGCACGTCGGACGGGAAGTGGGCGCCGAGCATCACCCGGTCCAGGCCGATCAGCAGCGCCGCCGCCACGGCGAGCACCACGCCGGTCGCACGTCCTCGGCGACGCAGCAGCGGCCAGAGCAGCACCAGCAGGACGATCGCGGCGACGGTCGTGTTGGTGGCGTGACCGGAGGGGAAGCTGTACCCCGGGGCATGGTCCAC from Cellulomonas sp. NTE-D12 encodes:
- a CDS encoding HAD hydrolase-like protein; this translates as MSPAPLVLLDLDGTLTDSAPGIVASAQAAYADLGLPTPDAATLRTFVGPPIAGSFLAHGVPAERVGEAIAAYRRYFRAGGMFDNAVFDGVPEALRDLRAAGARLLVATSKPTVFARPIVEHFGLAELLDGVFGAPPDDVPSSKATVIAEALASLGPDGYDPATTLMVGDREHDVIGARAHGIDTLGVAWGYAVPGELQGAGAVVVLDRPAELLPAVADRLPLSPQKVRPEAAPTTGR
- a CDS encoding phosphoribosyltransferase encodes the protein MTIGRPTQADESGAELADAREVLGWELFGTAVRELAQAVVDSGFRPDVVVAVARGGLPPGGALAYALGTKAVGTLNVEFYTGVDERLAEPAVLPPLLDTSALHGLRALVVDDVADTGETLALVQRLVAEHCDEARTAVLYAKPRSVVDPDYVWRRTDRWITFPWSAQPPVAPSAG
- a CDS encoding phosphatase PAP2 family protein, encoding MSALTRYDADRSAPTVREAARDALVRAALPAVLLFGVVLGLGLVLTGPLHGVPSERALSQALADGRTPLMNTLTRYGSLTGSTGVIAVCTLLAVLLLWWATRQWWSAVVPAIAVLLELAVFLSTSLIVGRPRPDVPHLDQAPPTSSYPSGHTGASTALWFSLALLAQRIRSTWVRVLVTVLCALVPFAVAYSRMYRGMHSATDVAAGFLNGAVCAALAYGYLRRDTARRVPVDDAPDRTTSGHGRFTPELTPPAPGSPTPTSTTSAFAPAAGPAPLRTGRHAAPPTSAPPAAAAPVAASDAGVPRAGEGVDAVRRQAHRHEDQQHPSQG
- a CDS encoding DUF1206 domain-containing protein — its product is MDHTVRASAVRAGNHPVLENGARLGYAASGVLHLLLGWLALQLALGHAATADQNGALAALASTGIGKALLWVLLAGFILLGVWQVAEAIGRYGKQRIKPAAKAVVYLALAWTTFSVLRGSGASGNQQSSGTAARLMTYPAGRLLVGAIGVLVVVVGVYHVVKGWKKTFLTDLREHPNGGVVLAGRIGYVAKGVALALVGGLFVSAALTADPTKAKGLDGALRSLLALPLGRVLLILVAVGLAAYGIYSFARARYARV